The DNA window ccagctcATGTGAGATTGTTAtacccgtcgccgccgctacaAAACTCCCTCCTTCAAAACCTCGCCAACTCTCTCACTTTCTacctttcccccccccccttcgctGTGCTTCCAAAATTCTCCTTCGCGCAGTCTTACCAGCGACCCCCCGGTCTTTCTTCGTCTTTGTCGCAAAGCCCCCCGCCACACCGTCAAGATGGCCTCTCCACGTACGTCACCCGGCTCGTCGCTTTCACGCCCCCCCGCAGCCGTTGTTCGGCTCGTCGCGGGGGGTTACATGAGAGACAGGATTGGACTGACCCCCTCGCAGAGCAGATCCGCACGCCCATCACCGATCTTTTCAAGATCAAACACCCCATCCTCCTGGCTGGCATGaacgtggccgccggccccaagctggctgccgccgtcaccaacgccggcggcctcggtgtcatcggcggcgtcggctacACCCCCGACATGCTCCGCGAGCAGGTtgccgagctcaaggagtACCTCGATGACAAGAACGCTCCAttcggcgtcgacctgctgctACCCCAGGTCGGTGGCAGCGCTCGCAAGACCAAGTACGTATGACTATGCGCTCTTCCACCGGCCCCATCCCCACTTGCTCACGGGCCAAATCCCGGCGCGTGTGCGATCACATGTCGGTAAACCGCGATGCGACAGAAGATGCTAACTCTGGCGAACCACAGCTATGACTACACCAAgggcaagctcgacgagctcgtcgacgtcgttATCGAGTCTGGTGCCAAGCTCTTCGTCTCGGCCGTCGGTGTCCCCcccaaggccgtcgtcgacaagctgCACGCCCATGGCATCGTCTACATGAACATGATCGGCCACGTCAAGCACGTCAAGAAGTGTcttgagctcggcgtcgacatcatctgcgcccagggcggcgagggcggcggccacacCGGCGACATCCCCACCACTGTTCTCATCCCTGCCGTCGTAAACGAGGTCAAGGGCCACAAGTCCCCCGTCACCGGCGGCCCCGTCCaggtcatcgccgccggcggcatccacAACGGCCAGTTGCTGGCTGCCTCCCTCATgatgggcgctggcgccgtctGGGTCGGCACGCGCTTCATTCtcaccgacgaggccggTGCCCCCAAGGCCCACAAGGACGCCGTCCGcaccgccggccacgacgacaacatcCGCACAATCATCTTCACTGGCCGCCCCATGCGCGTCCGCAACAACCCTTACATCAACGACTGGGAGACCAACCGCCAGCAGGAGATGAAGGAGCTCGCTGCCAAGGGCACCATCCCCTacgaggccgacctcgacaagttaacgggcgagggcgccgagcacAAGGGCGTCGAGAGCAACATCGCCGCGTCCGAGTctgaggacgatgatgactcCGACGATCCTTTTGAGCAGTTCCGCCCCTACCTGATGGGCAAGTGCGCTGCCGTCTGCAACGAGACCAAGCCCGCAAaggcggtcgtcgacgaatttgtcaacgacgccgtcggctgGATCAAGACGGGCAACAAGATGATTGCCAAGTTGTAAACACAGTTGGATCTGTGACTTGATGTTTTCCTTTATTACCTAGTTATGACCATGTAGACTACATAAGGCATTGGGCGCGTGCAAAATGCGAATACATTCAAAACAAAAACAATCAACGAATAGGGCTTTGTTGCACCTTCATATTCTTGTGTGAATTCGATACTTGACAGGAACTTGCAGAATCGTGAACAGGCGGTATGTCTATTTCATGCTAACCAACATTTGACACCACGCAGTACGCCGCCGTGTTTTCATCCCCGTGCTCCAGCCAACAG is part of the Purpureocillium takamizusanense chromosome 7, complete sequence genome and encodes:
- a CDS encoding uncharacterized protein (EggNog:ENOG503NWW5~COG:E) encodes the protein MASPQQIRTPITDLFKIKHPILLAGMNVAAGPKLAAAVTNAGGLGVIGGVGYTPDMLREQVAELKEYLDDKNAPFGVDLLLPQVGGSARKTNYDYTKGKLDELVDVVIESGAKLFVSAVGVPPKAVVDKLHAHGIVYMNMIGHVKHVKKCLELGVDIICAQGGEGGGHTGDIPTTVLIPAVVNEVKGHKSPVTGGPVQVIAAGGIHNGQLLAASLMMGAGAVWVGTRFILTDEAGAPKAHKDAVRTAGHDDNIRTIIFTGRPMRVRNNPYINDWETNRQQEMKELAAKGTIPYEADLDKLTGEGAEHKGVESNIAASESEDDDDSDDPFEQFRPYLMGKCAAVCNETKPAKAVVDEFVNDAVGWIKTGNKMIAKL